The DNA segment AATTTATGAAAAAAATATGGCAAAAAGACGATAATGCCACCAATATATTAGTCAACAAATTTACAGTCGGAAAAGATCTTGACTTTGATGAACGTTTGGCAAAATATGACGTCAAAGGTTCAGTTGCGCATTGCATCATGCTGGCAGAAACAGGTATTATTACAAAGGAAGAATCGGAAAAAATGCTTTTCGTTCTGGCTTTGATTTTACAGGATATTGAAGATGGAACTTTTAACATTGATAAAAATGCAGAAGATATTCATTCACAGATAGAATCAATTTTAATCGAAAAATTAGGGGATACCGGAAAAAAGATCCATACGGCAAGATCTCGTAACGATCAGGTTTTATTAGATATTAAGTTGTATTTATTAGATGAAATCCGTGAAATTACAGCTTTAACGGACGAATTCTTTCAGATCTTAATCAAATTGGCGGAACAGCATAAAAATGTTATGCTTCCGGGCTATACGCATTTACAGATTGCGATGCCTTCCTCTTTCGGATTGTGGTTTGGAGCGTATGCAGAAGCGTTGTTGGATGACCTTGAGATGTTGTTTTCGGTAAAAAATATCATCAATAAAAATCCATTAGGTTCGGCGGCAGGCTATGGTTCCTCATTTCCGATTGATCGGGAGAGTACAACCTATAACTTAGGCTTTCAATCCATGAATTACAATTCGGTTTACGCTCAGATGACGCGCGGAAAGTCAGAGAAAATGTTGTCGATGGCAATGGCAACTTTGGCGGGAACTTTAAGCAAATTTTCTTATGATGTGTGTCTGTATTTGAGCCAGAACTTTGATTTTATCAGTTTCCCTAAAGAATTTACCACGGGAAGCAGCATTATGCCCCACAAGAAAAATCCGGATATTTTCGAGTTGGTTCGTGCACGTTGCAACAGAATTCAGTCGTTGCCGAATGAGTTTATTTTGTTGACCAATAATCTTCCTTCAGGCTATCATCGTGATATGCAGTTGACGAAAGAAATTCTTTTCCCGGCAATTGATTCATTAAAGGAATGTCTTGAAATTTTAAGTTACACTTTGCCGAATATTCAGGTGAAAGACGGGATTTTGGAGGATGAAAAGTATAAATATCTTTTCAGTGTAGAGAAAATAAATGAAGAAGTGAAAAGCGGAAGTTCATTCCGCGATGCTTATATAAAGGTAGGGCAGGAAATTGAAAAAGGCGAGTTTGATTTTAAAATGGGAAACCTGAATCATACGCATCAGGGAAGCATCGGAAATCTTTGTCTGGATAGGATAGAATATCAGTTTAATAAACTGAAAAGTAAATTGCTGGGATAGTTTATGTTTAAAAAAGATTAATTAAAGAAAATTATTTTAATTTATTAACTATTAATTCGGTTTCGTTATAAGGCAGAATACTGTTGTATTCAAGCTTACCATCTGATATCTCAGCAACAATCATTGGCATGGTAATTATTTTTTTGTCAACAATTATAGCGATTCCATTTCCAAAGTTTTCAGATGTAATTTTCTTTAATTTTCTACTTCCTGTTTCATTAAGTTCGAATAGGACGGTGGGGTATTTATTGCCATTTTTATTTAAAATTATATTTTTTATATCAGTTGAATTTAGGAAAGCAATGCTTTCAATTTCGAGCGTATTTTTGTTATTAGGAGTTTTTTGTTCGATAACGAGGTAGAATCCGTCAGGTTTTTCGTAGGTTTTGTCAAAAAAGGAAGTGAGATATTCTGCGATATAGTTTTGTGTATCTCGATCTTCGTTGTTTTCAACCTTTCCATTGTTGATAACATCAACAACTTCGGAAG comes from the Chryseobacterium nepalense genome and includes:
- the argH gene encoding argininosuccinate lyase, which codes for MKKIWQKDDNATNILVNKFTVGKDLDFDERLAKYDVKGSVAHCIMLAETGIITKEESEKMLFVLALILQDIEDGTFNIDKNAEDIHSQIESILIEKLGDTGKKIHTARSRNDQVLLDIKLYLLDEIREITALTDEFFQILIKLAEQHKNVMLPGYTHLQIAMPSSFGLWFGAYAEALLDDLEMLFSVKNIINKNPLGSAAGYGSSFPIDRESTTYNLGFQSMNYNSVYAQMTRGKSEKMLSMAMATLAGTLSKFSYDVCLYLSQNFDFISFPKEFTTGSSIMPHKKNPDIFELVRARCNRIQSLPNEFILLTNNLPSGYHRDMQLTKEILFPAIDSLKECLEILSYTLPNIQVKDGILEDEKYKYLFSVEKINEEVKSGSSFRDAYIKVGQEIEKGEFDFKMGNLNHTHQGSIGNLCLDRIEYQFNKLKSKLLG
- a CDS encoding SecDF P1 head subdomain-containing protein; translated protein: MKHTLLIIGIMVSSLCFSQNTSEVVDVINNGKVENNEDRDTQNYIAEYLTSFFDKTYEKPDGFYLVIEQKTPNNKNTLEIESIAFLNSTDIKNIILNKNGNKYPTVLFELNETGSRKLKKITSENFGNGIAIIVDKKIITMPMIVAEISDGKLEYNSILPYNETELIVNKLK